In one Winogradskyella sp. MH6 genomic region, the following are encoded:
- a CDS encoding M28 family peptidase — MKKALIFLFLFQTIIVGSQTDTKIYDIIDAISEERLKNDVKTLADFGTRHTLSDTVSDTRGIGAARRWIKSQFDNISKDCNNCLEVFYQNNLVEKGTNQRIVEDVNVVNIVAVQRGTKYPNQFIIMSGDIDSRVSDPNDYTSDAPGANDNATGMAGAMEAARVLSKYKFESSIVYLGLSGEEQGLFGGQGFAKYAKDNNWQIIGVLNNDMIGNIEGVNGVIDNRTFRIFSEPITTDETDPEKLARQARARRFYGGEVDGISRQLARYVHKTTKTYMPEMNPMMVYRLDRFGRGGHHRPFNDLGFAGIRIMEAHENYTQQHQDIRTENDIDYGDTFEHVNFPYCKKLTAVNAITMASLASAPPAPEEVSIGGIVEASAKLKWNKVEGAKGYKIYWRDTTSPTWDNSRYVGDINEFTIEGIVIDNYFFGVASVSEDGHESLVTFPNKILR; from the coding sequence ATGAAAAAAGCCCTTATATTTTTATTCCTATTTCAAACAATAATCGTTGGTTCTCAAACCGATACCAAAATTTACGATATCATTGATGCCATTTCAGAAGAACGTCTTAAGAATGATGTAAAAACCCTAGCAGATTTTGGAACACGTCATACATTAAGTGATACTGTTTCTGATACACGTGGTATTGGTGCAGCAAGACGATGGATAAAATCGCAATTCGATAACATTTCTAAAGACTGTAATAATTGCTTAGAGGTTTTTTATCAAAATAACTTGGTAGAAAAAGGAACTAATCAGCGCATTGTAGAAGATGTTAATGTGGTTAATATTGTTGCTGTTCAGCGTGGCACAAAATATCCTAATCAATTTATTATAATGAGTGGAGATATAGATTCCAGAGTTTCTGACCCTAATGATTATACATCTGATGCTCCAGGAGCCAATGATAATGCAACAGGTATGGCAGGAGCTATGGAAGCAGCCAGAGTTCTATCTAAATACAAATTTGAAAGCAGCATTGTCTATCTCGGTCTATCTGGTGAAGAACAAGGTCTTTTTGGCGGACAAGGTTTTGCTAAATACGCAAAAGACAATAATTGGCAAATTATTGGTGTCCTTAATAATGACATGATTGGAAATATTGAAGGTGTTAATGGAGTTATAGATAATAGAACCTTCCGAATTTTTTCTGAACCTATTACTACGGACGAAACCGATCCTGAAAAACTAGCAAGACAAGCAAGAGCCAGACGTTTTTATGGTGGTGAAGTCGACGGTATTTCAAGACAGTTAGCAAGATATGTGCATAAAACAACCAAAACTTACATGCCAGAAATGAACCCAATGATGGTATATCGTCTCGATCGTTTTGGTCGTGGTGGACATCACAGACCATTTAACGATCTAGGTTTTGCAGGTATCCGAATTATGGAAGCTCACGAAAATTACACACAGCAACATCAAGACATTAGAACAGAAAACGATATTGATTACGGTGACACGTTTGAGCATGTCAACTTTCCATATTGTAAAAAATTAACTGCAGTAAATGCTATTACCATGGCAAGCCTTGCTTCTGCTCCACCAGCTCCAGAGGAGGTAAGTATTGGTGGTATTGTAGAAGCTTCAGCAAAATTAAAATGGAACAAAGTTGAAGGAGCCAAAGGCTACAAAATCTATTGGAGAGATACCACATCTCCTACTTGGGATAACAGTCGCTATGTAGGTGATATTAACGAGTTCACTATAGAAGGCATAGTAATTGATAATTATTTTTTCGGTGTGGCTTCAGTTTCCGAAGATGGACACGAAAGTTTAGTTACCTTTCCAAACAAAATATTAAGATAA
- a CDS encoding nuclear transport factor 2 family protein has protein sequence MKYYFLILFPFLSTLSYSQSNTEVFLFDLKKSNSKIEVSNGINISNNEGYDNQPSFFEDDNVLYASTRNGQTDIAQYHINYKSKTFINYTKGGEYTPLKIPNKNAISAVRLDPDGKQRLYSYNLSNGESTELIQDLVVAYYTWYNENSIVSAVIEDEQLNLYVTDIADGTNRKYATSVGRSFHKIPNSNLVSFIYKETDKAWQIRSLNPNNGITRLIANTMEGVEDICWLDGRTLLSGKNGVLYKLTLKRDNNWKKVADLSSYGIADITRLAINDNGTKLLIAADLQPENEESNSNDTTIENIETSPILSEAEAAAVVQKHIDPFNNRQLNDFANAFGTNVVVNKFPKDYMYSGRNALKENYRQFFKNNKKSNVKVLNRMVLNNYVVDEELVTLNNLTIRQATIYNVDKDGIKSMTFIRNKNTTSNPETIVNDQLEAYNKRDIDEFSKTYTKDVKLYEFPENITSNGKEELEKRYQVIFQKVPDLNAEIMNRIVLGNKVIDKEKATINGKTYYAIAIYEVEDGLISKVTFIQ, from the coding sequence ATGAAATATTATTTTTTAATCCTATTTCCCTTCCTATCTACCCTATCCTATTCACAGTCTAACACCGAAGTCTTTCTTTTTGATTTAAAAAAGAGCAACTCTAAAATTGAAGTTTCCAACGGTATTAATATATCCAATAATGAAGGCTACGACAATCAACCTTCATTCTTTGAAGATGACAACGTATTGTATGCTTCAACAAGAAATGGCCAAACAGATATTGCTCAATATCACATAAATTACAAATCAAAAACATTCATAAATTATACAAAAGGTGGCGAGTACACTCCTTTAAAAATTCCAAATAAAAATGCTATTTCTGCCGTTAGATTAGATCCTGATGGCAAACAACGTTTATATAGTTATAATCTAAGTAATGGTGAATCTACAGAACTTATACAAGATTTGGTCGTTGCTTACTATACTTGGTACAACGAGAACTCAATAGTATCTGCAGTAATAGAAGATGAGCAATTAAATTTATATGTTACAGATATTGCAGATGGTACAAACAGAAAATATGCGACAAGTGTTGGTCGCTCATTTCATAAAATTCCTAATTCTAATTTGGTAAGCTTTATCTACAAAGAAACTGACAAAGCATGGCAAATAAGATCGTTAAATCCAAATAATGGTATTACCAGACTTATTGCCAACACTATGGAAGGCGTCGAAGATATTTGCTGGCTAGATGGCAGAACACTACTATCTGGTAAAAATGGTGTATTATACAAACTAACTCTTAAACGCGATAATAACTGGAAAAAAGTAGCCGATTTATCCTCTTATGGTATTGCTGATATTACACGCTTGGCTATAAATGATAATGGCACAAAATTATTGATTGCTGCTGATTTGCAACCAGAAAATGAAGAGTCTAATTCTAACGACACAACAATTGAAAATATTGAAACTTCCCCAATTTTATCTGAGGCTGAAGCTGCAGCTGTGGTTCAAAAACACATAGACCCTTTTAACAATAGGCAGCTCAATGATTTTGCAAATGCTTTTGGAACCAATGTAGTCGTTAATAAATTCCCTAAGGATTATATGTACTCTGGCAGAAATGCTCTTAAGGAAAACTACAGACAATTTTTTAAAAACAACAAAAAGTCTAACGTTAAAGTATTAAACCGTATGGTGCTCAATAATTATGTTGTTGACGAGGAATTGGTAACTTTAAATAATCTTACCATAAGACAAGCCACTATTTACAATGTAGATAAAGATGGTATAAAGTCCATGACTTTTATTAGAAATAAAAATACCACTTCTAATCCCGAAACTATAGTAAATGATCAGCTTGAAGCATATAACAAAAGAGATATCGATGAGTTTAGCAAAACCTACACAAAAGATGTTAAACTATATGAATTTCCTGAAAACATAACTTCTAACGGAAAAGAGGAATTAGAAAAAAGATACCAAGTAATATTTCAAAAGGTACCAGACCTTAATGCAGAAATTATGAACCGAATTGTGTTGGGCAACAAAGTCATAGATAAAGAAAAAGCAACCATAAACGGAAAAACCTATTATGCTATAGCCATTTATGAAGTTGAGGACGGTTTAATTTCAAAAGTTACCTTTATTCAATAA
- a CDS encoding CBM9 family sugar-binding protein, producing MKKHILVILLSLCFISCKNDKKEPVEIISESSKPEKQLRKITKAKDAISVDGIANETSWKNAKWYPIDQVWLGDSITQDDFFGRFKITWDDDALYVLAEIKDDTLIDKINDPLVKWWDDDCLEIFVDEDNSGGEHQYNHNAFAYHIALNGNIIDMSTEKVGKMYNSHVESKILTTNNTSVWEVKMYLYDDTYNDNSNSNKPVKLTANKKIGFAIAYCDNDYSLERENFIGSIPVEGEDKNRGWIDANIFGTLKLIN from the coding sequence ATGAAAAAACACATTCTTGTTATACTACTTTCATTATGCTTTATTAGTTGTAAAAATGATAAAAAAGAACCTGTAGAAATAATATCTGAATCTAGTAAACCCGAAAAACAACTAAGAAAAATAACAAAAGCTAAAGATGCCATTTCAGTTGATGGCATTGCCAATGAAACATCTTGGAAAAACGCAAAATGGTATCCAATAGATCAGGTTTGGTTAGGTGATTCCATAACACAAGATGATTTTTTTGGAAGATTCAAAATAACCTGGGATGATGATGCACTCTATGTCCTAGCTGAAATAAAAGACGATACTTTAATTGACAAAATAAATGATCCTCTCGTAAAATGGTGGGACGATGACTGTTTAGAGATTTTTGTGGACGAAGACAATAGTGGTGGTGAACATCAGTATAATCATAATGCATTTGCATACCACATTGCCCTAAATGGTAATATTATTGACATGTCAACAGAAAAAGTTGGCAAAATGTATAACTCGCACGTAGAGTCCAAGATTTTAACAACAAACAATACTTCTGTTTGGGAAGTTAAAATGTATCTTTATGATGACACTTACAATGACAATTCAAACTCTAATAAGCCTGTAAAACTCACAGCAAATAAAAAAATAGGTTTTGCAATTGCATATTGCGATAACGACTATAGCTTAGAGCGAGAAAATTTTATAGGTTCTATTCCGGTGGAAGGCGAAGATAAAAACCGTGGCTGGATAGACGCTAATATTTTTGGAACACTAAAACTTATCAATTAA
- a CDS encoding M1 family metallopeptidase: MINKYIVLTLLLLSALISNAQLLQEKKDFTKQDTLRGSITPEREWWDLTYYHLDIEVKPELKFISGKNTIQYKVISKPNEFMQIDLQQPMEITKAIQDGKELEVQVEGNANFILIPTKQEIGDIKTIEIYYDGYPREAVRAPWDGGFSWKKDKNGKHFIATSCQGLGASVWWPNKDHMYDEVDSMDISVTIPKGLMNVSNGRLKRIEEHDKTITTHWTVKNPINNYGVNVNIGDYVNFSEVYEGEKGKLDMDYWVLSYNLEKAKEHFKDAPKMMKAFEHWFGPYPFYEDSFKLVEVPYLGMEHQSSVTYGNQYKKGYNGYDLSRTGWGLKFDFIIIHEAGHEWFANNITNKDIADMWIHEGFTAYSENLFLDYYYGKEASAEYVIGTRKNIQNDRPLIGEYDVNHEGSGDMYYKGANMLHTLRQLVEDDEKWREILRGLNAEFYHQTVTTKQIENYLNKMTNKDLTAFFNQYLRDTRIPTLEYKIEDGQLKFRYTNIVDDFDMPIEVEIDGKHEWIFPNSEWKTKSIESEDFVVDKDFYIYSKKV; the protein is encoded by the coding sequence ATGATTAACAAGTACATCGTGTTAACCCTATTACTGCTTAGCGCTTTAATATCTAATGCTCAATTGCTTCAAGAAAAAAAGGATTTTACCAAACAAGATACACTGAGAGGTAGTATAACTCCAGAGCGCGAATGGTGGGATCTCACCTATTATCACTTAGACATAGAAGTAAAACCAGAACTAAAATTTATTTCAGGAAAAAACACCATTCAATATAAAGTGATTTCTAAGCCTAACGAGTTTATGCAAATAGATTTGCAACAACCTATGGAAATTACTAAAGCTATTCAAGATGGTAAAGAATTAGAAGTGCAAGTTGAAGGCAATGCCAACTTTATTCTTATACCTACAAAGCAAGAAATAGGAGACATAAAGACTATCGAAATTTATTACGATGGTTACCCAAGAGAAGCTGTACGTGCTCCTTGGGATGGTGGCTTTTCATGGAAAAAAGATAAAAACGGAAAGCATTTTATTGCCACATCTTGTCAAGGTTTAGGTGCCAGTGTATGGTGGCCCAACAAAGATCACATGTACGATGAAGTAGACAGTATGGACATTAGCGTTACCATTCCAAAAGGGCTTATGAATGTTTCTAACGGAAGACTGAAACGCATTGAAGAACACGATAAAACCATTACAACACACTGGACGGTAAAGAACCCAATTAACAATTATGGAGTTAACGTAAATATTGGTGATTATGTCAATTTTTCTGAAGTCTATGAAGGTGAAAAAGGTAAGCTAGACATGGACTACTGGGTGCTTTCCTATAATCTCGAAAAAGCCAAAGAACACTTTAAGGATGCACCAAAAATGATGAAAGCTTTTGAACATTGGTTTGGTCCTTATCCGTTTTACGAAGACAGCTTTAAACTAGTTGAAGTGCCTTATTTAGGTATGGAGCATCAAAGTTCAGTAACTTATGGTAATCAATATAAAAAAGGCTATAATGGTTATGATTTATCCAGAACGGGTTGGGGTTTAAAATTCGATTTTATCATAATTCATGAAGCTGGTCACGAGTGGTTTGCCAACAATATTACCAATAAGGATATTGCAGATATGTGGATTCATGAAGGATTTACAGCCTATTCAGAAAACCTCTTTTTGGATTACTACTACGGAAAGGAAGCTTCAGCAGAATATGTGATTGGTACTCGGAAAAATATTCAAAATGATAGACCACTAATTGGAGAATACGACGTAAACCATGAAGGCTCTGGAGATATGTATTACAAAGGTGCCAACATGCTACACACTTTAAGACAACTTGTTGAAGATGATGAAAAATGGAGAGAAATTTTAAGAGGCTTAAATGCTGAATTTTACCACCAAACCGTGACTACAAAACAGATTGAGAATTATCTCAATAAAATGACCAATAAAGATTTAACGGCGTTTTTCAATCAATATTTAAGAGATACAAGAATACCAACTTTAGAATATAAAATTGAAGACGGTCAATTAAAATTCCGATATACCAACATTGTAGACGATTTTGATATGCCTATTGAAGTTGAAATTGATGGCAAACATGAATGGATTTTTCCAAATTCAGAATGGAAAACAAAGTCTATTGAAAGTGAAGATTTTGTAGTAGATAAAGATTTCTATATATATTCTAAAAAGGTATAA
- a CDS encoding YdeI/OmpD-associated family protein, protein MEIPELYFERDTDWYDWLLNNHRRHDAVYLIFYKVDHHLPSMRWKEAVKVAICFGWIDSTVKSLGSGKRQQYFTKRNPKSTWSALNKTYVNLLEKEGLIHDTGWEVINLAKETGKWSEMDDVENSIIPKDLQNAFDKNAIAFENYQNFAKGYQKSYLSWLHSAKREATRQNRIAEIIKFCNANKKTRDNW, encoded by the coding sequence TTGGAAATCCCAGAACTCTATTTTGAGCGCGACACCGACTGGTACGATTGGTTACTGAACAATCATCGTAGACACGATGCCGTTTATTTAATCTTCTATAAAGTAGACCATCATCTACCATCTATGCGTTGGAAAGAAGCTGTAAAAGTAGCTATTTGCTTTGGATGGATTGACTCTACAGTAAAAAGTTTAGGTAGCGGAAAAAGACAACAATACTTTACAAAACGAAATCCTAAAAGCACGTGGAGTGCCCTAAACAAAACTTACGTCAACCTCTTAGAAAAAGAAGGGCTGATTCATGATACTGGTTGGGAAGTTATAAATCTGGCCAAAGAAACTGGAAAATGGTCTGAAATGGACGATGTAGAAAATAGCATTATCCCTAAAGACCTACAAAACGCTTTTGACAAAAATGCAATAGCTTTTGAAAACTATCAAAACTTTGCAAAAGGCTATCAAAAAAGCTACTTATCATGGTTACACAGCGCGAAGCGAGAAGCTACACGACAAAACAGAATCGCAGAGATTATAAAATTCTGTAATGCCAATAAAAAAACTCGCGACAACTGGTAA
- a CDS encoding DUF6265 family protein produces MKNIITFIVLAIGLNTYSQEKKTLEPKLENIAWIAGAWHGEAFGGITEEIWSEPSGGSMMATFKLIVDEKVQFYEIEVIREIEDSLILQLKHFRSDLKGWETKDETVDFPLREITENKVVFEGMTFEKVSSNEMNVYVDIKNENGTVETVKFNYKK; encoded by the coding sequence ATGAAAAATATTATAACATTTATAGTATTAGCAATTGGTTTAAACACATATTCTCAGGAAAAGAAGACTTTAGAACCAAAATTAGAAAACATTGCATGGATAGCTGGCGCATGGCATGGTGAAGCCTTTGGAGGCATCACTGAAGAAATCTGGAGCGAACCATCTGGAGGTTCTATGATGGCTACTTTTAAATTAATTGTTGATGAAAAAGTACAGTTTTATGAAATTGAAGTCATTAGAGAGATTGAAGATTCTTTAATACTCCAACTAAAACATTTTAGATCAGATTTAAAAGGATGGGAAACTAAAGATGAAACCGTTGACTTTCCCTTAAGAGAAATTACAGAAAATAAAGTTGTTTTTGAAGGCATGACATTTGAAAAAGTGTCTTCAAATGAAATGAATGTTTATGTAGATATCAAAAACGAAAATGGCACTGTTGAAACAGTGAAATTCAATTACAAAAAATAA